CCTTTAGCTTTGAAGATGACGGCCCTCGTGCACAGCTCAGTGAGCAGTCCGAAGGGCTGGGTCGTGTATTTGTCGATGAAAGCCTGGCGAGCCTGGGCGGCGCCTATGCCGATGGTGTTGCCTCGGCCGTGCTGAGCGCCGCGGTGGTGCAAGCGCAGTTTAATAGCGTGTTTGGTGCAGACGGTGCAGCAGCCGGTGATG
This portion of the Pseudomonas leptonychotis genome encodes:
- a CDS encoding DUF5801 repeats-in-toxin domain-containing protein, with amino-acid sequence FSFEDDGPRAQLSEQSEGLGRVFVDESLASLGGAYADGVASAVLSAAVVQAQFNSVFGADGAAAGD